A genome region from Paralichthys olivaceus isolate ysfri-2021 chromosome 6, ASM2471397v2, whole genome shotgun sequence includes the following:
- the LOC109635119 gene encoding galanin receptor type 1, whose translation METLGQQVNTSNLGQITRADEALVKAVVPILDGLILVTGLVGQTLVIIILTGRRRKESQPPHGTDTLLLALSAADLLLLLCLPFHTSAITLGFWPFGSFLCKAISFLGVACSSASVFTLAALAVTRYLIVVHSACAYRLRMHRRIKLTVALLWVPASTLAAPQFAFRTVTVSSGVYCFAFLSDFSQLVYSIALFLFGFALPLGIIVLMYAKIYCFLRHARLLGNALQLERYQSQVTHTSALLVLVFTLLWLPSYALMFSFIGGTITDSPGYNIVAILARLLASSVAVVNPVLYGFMSQKFRRDLLELGRERWAWCKSCLIGCPQVLSRDMVQPFELDTTSDRGQS comes from the coding sequence ATGGAGACTTTGGGGCAGCAGGTAAACACCAGCAACCTTGGCCAAATCACCCGGGCAGACGAGGCTTTGGTTAAAGCCGTGGTGCCCATCTTAGACGGGCTGATCCTGGTGACTGGCCTTGTGGGCCAAACCctcgtcatcatcatcctcacagGCAGGCGGAGGAAAGAAAGTCAACCCCCGCATGGCACAGACACCCTCCTGCTTGCCCTGAGCGCTGccgacctgctgctgctgctctgcctgcCCTTCCACACCTCCGCCATAACCCTGGGTTTCTGGCCGTTTGGCAGCTTCCTGTGCAAAGCCATCAGCTTCCTGGGCGTGGCCTGCTCCTCCGCCTCAGTCTTCACCCTGGCAGCTTTGGCTGTGACGCGCTACCTCATCGTGGTACACTCTGCCTGCGCGTACCGTTTGCGAATGCACAGACGCATAAAGCTGACAGTGGCCCTGCTCTGGGTCCCTGCCTCGACCCTGGCGGCGCCGCAGTTCGCCTTCCGCACTGTTACCGTGTCCAGTGGCGTTTACTGTTTCGCCTTTCTGTCTGATTTCAGCCAGCTAGTTTACAGCATCGCTCTATTCCTGTTTGGCTTTGCCCTACCTCTAGGCATTATTGTGTTGATGTACGCCAAGATCTACTGTTTTCTTCGACATGCGCGGCTGCTGGGGAACGCTCTCCAGCTTGAACGCTACCAGAGTCAGGTCACTCACACCTCAGCTCTCCTGGTGCTGGTCTTCACTCTGCTGTGGCTGCCCTCCTACGCCCTCATGTTCTCCTTCATCGGCGGAACAATAACAGACTCGCCAGGCTACAATATCGTTGCCATCCTGGCCAGACTGCTGGCATCCTCAGTAGCCGTGGTGAACCCTGTGCTGTATGGATTTATGTCTCAGAAGTTCAGGCGAGATTTACTGGAGCTGGGGAGAGAGCGCTGGGCCTGGTGCAAAAGCTGCCTGATTGGTTGTCCTCAGGTCCTGAGCAGAGACATGGTACAGCCCTTTGAGCTGGACACCACatcagacagaggacagagctgA